A region of SAR202 cluster bacterium DNA encodes the following proteins:
- a CDS encoding DNA-binding protein, with protein sequence MNSVTLDLTDEQTKRLHKLAARLGVTMQELVRISLFELLNAPETDFEAAADHVISKNSELYRRLA encoded by the coding sequence ATGAACTCGGTCACGCTAGATCTGACAGACGAACAGACGAAGAGGTTGCACAAGTTGGCAGCCAGGCTTGGTGTGACGATGCAAGAACTTGTCCGCATAAGCCTGTTCGAGTTATTGAATGCCCCGGAAACCGATTTCGAAGCCGCGGCGGATCACGTTATCAGCAAGAACTCTGAACTCTACCGCCGCCTGGCGTGA
- a CDS encoding (2Fe-2S)-binding protein: MPTKTYVQTTINGEQVEFLCEPRQSLLECLRDILHLTGTKEGCNDGNCGACTVNMDGRIVCSCLVLGVEANGKEIGTIEGVATPKGLHPLQLAFLEGAALQCGICTPGFIVASKALLEQNPRPTEQEIRFWLANNLCRCTGYDKIVRAVMDAANRMEAAKR, from the coding sequence ATGCCCACTAAGACATACGTACAGACGACGATCAACGGCGAGCAGGTGGAATTTCTCTGCGAGCCCCGACAGAGCCTGCTCGAATGCCTCCGGGACATTTTGCACCTGACCGGCACGAAGGAGGGCTGCAACGACGGCAACTGCGGCGCCTGTACCGTGAACATGGACGGCCGCATCGTGTGCTCCTGCCTGGTGCTTGGCGTCGAGGCCAACGGCAAGGAGATAGGCACGATCGAAGGCGTGGCGACGCCGAAGGGCCTGCACCCGCTGCAGCTGGCGTTCCTCGAGGGCGCGGCGCTCCAGTGCGGCATCTGCACCCCGGGATTCATCGTCGCCTCCAAGGCGCTTCTTGAGCAGAACCCCAGGCCCACCGAGCAGGAGATCCGCTTCTGGCTCGCGAACAACCTCTGCCGCTGCACCGGGTACGACAAGATCGTGAGGGCGGTGATGGACGCCGCAAACAGGATGGAGGCAGCCAAGAGATGA
- a CDS encoding xanthine dehydrogenase family protein subunit M, with translation MKWIDYASPHTVKEAVTLLAEKGDAARAMAGGTDLIVEMRVGRRTPALVVDIKGIPELNEITYTTEDGLTLGAAVPCYKIYNNKAVIKNYPGLVDAASIIGGTQIQGRASIGGNLCNAAPSGDAIPALIALGAKAKIAGVNGTRIVNVEDFCLAPRQTVVKPGELLVSLSIPAPKANTGARYIRFIPRNEMDIAVVGVGVSVELNGSTFKSARVSLASVAPKPLFVKEAGDALAGKPISEASIEKAAELAAAAAKPISDMRGTAEYRKHLCAVLTRRALNAAIERTRGGTVNAH, from the coding sequence TTGAAGTGGATTGATTACGCCAGTCCTCACACAGTGAAAGAGGCGGTAACGCTGCTGGCCGAGAAGGGCGATGCGGCCCGGGCCATGGCAGGCGGCACCGACCTCATCGTTGAGATGCGCGTCGGCCGCCGGACGCCCGCCCTGGTCGTCGATATCAAGGGCATCCCCGAGCTTAACGAGATCACGTACACGACGGAGGACGGCCTGACGCTCGGCGCAGCCGTTCCCTGTTACAAGATCTACAACAACAAGGCCGTCATCAAGAACTACCCCGGGCTTGTCGATGCTGCCTCCATTATCGGCGGCACGCAGATCCAGGGCAGGGCGTCGATCGGCGGCAACCTCTGTAACGCTGCCCCGAGCGGCGACGCCATACCGGCGCTTATCGCGCTCGGCGCAAAGGCGAAGATCGCCGGCGTCAACGGCACTCGCATCGTGAACGTGGAAGACTTCTGCCTCGCCCCCAGGCAGACGGTCGTCAAGCCCGGCGAGCTGCTCGTCTCTCTTAGCATCCCCGCCCCGAAGGCCAACACCGGCGCGCGCTACATTCGCTTCATCCCCCGCAACGAGATGGACATCGCGGTTGTCGGCGTGGGCGTATCCGTGGAGCTGAACGGCAGCACCTTCAAGTCCGCCCGCGTATCGCTGGCCTCGGTCGCCCCGAAGCCCCTGTTCGTCAAGGAGGCGGGCGACGCCCTTGCCGGCAAGCCGATCAGCGAAGCGAGCATCGAGAAGGCAGCCGAGCTTGCAGCGGCCGCCGCCAAGCCCATTTCAGACATGCGCGGAACGGCAGAGTACCGCAAGCACCTGTGCGCCGTGCTTACAAGGCGCGCTCTTAACGCTGCTATCGAAAGGACCCGTGGAGGTACCGTTAATGCCCACTAA